One genomic segment of Triplophysa rosa linkage group LG22, Trosa_1v2, whole genome shotgun sequence includes these proteins:
- the cnih2 gene encoding protein cornichon homolog 2 isoform X2, which yields MAFTFAAFCYMLTLVLCAALIFFVIWQIIAFDELRTDFKNPIDQSNPTRARERILNIERICNLLRRLVVPEYSIHGLFCLMFMCAGEWVTLGLNIPLLLYHLWRFFHRPADGSEVMYDPVSVMNADILNYCQKESWCKLGFYLLSFFYYLYSMVYALVSF from the exons ATGGCCTTCACCTTTGCTGCCTTCTGCTACATGCTTACACTCGTGCTCTGCGCTGCCCTCATCTTCTTCGTCATCTGGCAG ATTATTGCATTTGACGAACTGCGCACAGACTTCAAAAACCCCATCGATCAGAGCAACCCCACCAGAGCG AGGGAAAGAATACTGAACATCGAGAGAATTTGCAACCTTCTCCGAAGG CTAGTGGTTCCAGAATATTCCATCCACGGGCTCTTCTGTCTGATGTTCATGTGCGCAGGGGAGTGGGTAACGCTAGGTCTCAACATCCCCCTGCTCCTTTATCATCTCTGGAG GTTTTTTCACCGTCCTGCAGATGGGTCTGAGGTCATGTATGATCCTGTGAGTGTGATGAATGCAGACATTCTGAATTACTGCCAAAAAGAGTCCTGGTGCAAACTAGGTTTCTACCTGCTCTCCTTCTTCTACTATCTGTACAG TATGGTGTATGCTCTGGTCAGCTTCTAA
- the cnih2 gene encoding protein cornichon homolog 2 isoform X1 — MVSTQIDWSKMRGTRTDVDRLELLVQKTQIVHRRHSSSSDRCANNIFFRCCAVYKIIAFDELRTDFKNPIDQSNPTRARERILNIERICNLLRRLVVPEYSIHGLFCLMFMCAGEWVTLGLNIPLLLYHLWRFFHRPADGSEVMYDPVSVMNADILNYCQKESWCKLGFYLLSFFYYLYSMVYALVSF, encoded by the exons ATGGTGTCGACCCAGATTGACTGGAGCAAAATGAGGGGAACCAGGACAGACGTCGACAGACTTGAACTCCTAGTTCAGAAAACACAG ATCGTACACAGGCGACATTCATCCTCCAGTGACCGATGTgccaacaatatattttttaggtGTTGTGCAGTATACAAG ATTATTGCATTTGACGAACTGCGCACAGACTTCAAAAACCCCATCGATCAGAGCAACCCCACCAGAGCG AGGGAAAGAATACTGAACATCGAGAGAATTTGCAACCTTCTCCGAAGG CTAGTGGTTCCAGAATATTCCATCCACGGGCTCTTCTGTCTGATGTTCATGTGCGCAGGGGAGTGGGTAACGCTAGGTCTCAACATCCCCCTGCTCCTTTATCATCTCTGGAG GTTTTTTCACCGTCCTGCAGATGGGTCTGAGGTCATGTATGATCCTGTGAGTGTGATGAATGCAGACATTCTGAATTACTGCCAAAAAGAGTCCTGGTGCAAACTAGGTTTCTACCTGCTCTCCTTCTTCTACTATCTGTACAG TATGGTGTATGCTCTGGTCAGCTTCTAA
- the wdr74 gene encoding WD repeat-containing protein 74, whose amino-acid sequence MADKSQICSIWLGSETGILKGVSLSKKQAFNFCEMSSLSRDQEVCVMAWGDENESEVLVGSVNGTVKTFSTDKGIFTGSRECGDLSQGRFTGLAVTDSSLITCVESGLLKVWKEGSTDTVEVNVGSGICRMRQNPSQRHRVATGGKENPLKVWDLERPDKAIFTAKNVAHDWLDMRVPVWVRDIGFISDSDKIVTCTGHHQVRVYDPSTSQRRPVLEAQLGEYPLTALSLTANQNTVVVGNTHGELATLDLRKGLMCGCLKGLSGAVRGLQCHPSLPLVASCGLDRFLRVHSLEDRSLQHKVYLKSRLNCVLLSSRELESSSVDVTGDVEEVKAEDDKDEDEVWDTMETVTEKSKKRPAEKEKAAVTGVDGKKKKKVSKK is encoded by the exons ATGGCTGACAAAAGTCAAATATGTTCAATATGGCTAGGATCCGAAACGGGTATATTAAAAG GTGTGAGTCTGAGCAAAAAGCAGGCGTTTAACTTTTGTGAAATGAGCAGTCTGAGTCGTGATCAGGAGGTGTGTGTGATGGCTTGGGGAGATGAAAACGAATCGGAG GTGCTAGTGGGCAGTGTAAATGGGACTGTAAAGACGTTCAGCACGGATAAAGGCATCTTCACAGGGAGCAGAGAATGTGGGGATCTATCACAGGGCAGATTCACAGGACTGGCTGTTACTGACAG TTCTTTGATCACATGTGTAGAGTCAGGATTACTGAAGGTGTGGAAGGAAGGCAGTACAGACACA GTTGAGGTAAATGTTGGCAGTGGAATTTGCAGAATGAGACAGAACCCGTCACAGCGCCATCGTGTGGCGACAGGAGGGAAAGAGAATCCTCTCAAAGTGTGGGACCTTGAGAGACCAGATAAAGCTATTTTCACAGCTAAAAAT GTAGCCCATGACTGGTTGGATATGCGAGTACCTGTGTGGGTGAGAGACATCGGCTTCATCTCAGACTCAGATAAAATAGTAACATGCACTGGACACCATCAG GTGCGTGTGTATGACCCCTCAACCTCTCAGAGGAGGCCTGTGTTGGAGGCACAGTTGGGAGAGTACCCCctcacagctctctctctcactgccAACCAGAACACAGTGGTGGTGGGTAACACTCATGGGGAGCTTGCCACTCTTGATCTCCGGAAAG ggctgatgtgtgggtgtctTAAGGGTCTGTCGGGTGCAGTGCGGGGGCTTCAGTGCCATCCATCCCTTCCATTAGTTGCCTCCTGTGGTTTAGATCGCTTTCTGAGAGTACACAGCCTGGAGGACCGCTCCTTACAACACAAG GTATATCTGAAGTCACGACTCAATTGCGTCCTGCTCTCTAGCCGAGAACTAGAG TCATCTAGTGTTGATGTTACTGGAGATGTAGAGGAGGTGAAGGCAGAGGACGACAAGGATGAAGACGAGGTTTGGGATACCATGGAAACGGTTACAGAGAAATCCAAAAAGAGGCCTGCCGAGAAAGAGAAAGCAGCAGTTACAGGGGTAGATgggaaaaagaagaaaaaagtatCAAAGAAATAA